A section of the Diabrotica virgifera virgifera chromosome 8, PGI_DIABVI_V3a genome encodes:
- the LOC126890690 gene encoding uncharacterized protein LOC126890690 translates to MRLLLLLGFILTVRAASRPLQTYFRSLPNHWFRGFGSTTAAPPTPFVEINGQPSSTPAPYLADNFQSINNRLSSDIRSDFGSTTSSPPTSFIELNQESVSTPSPLENEGLQASSTPFNLNSGLVYGQNLQNYGQNLQSYGQNLQSYGQNLLSYGQNLHGNLFNGFGSTTSAPPTSLVELNSESVSTPAPLESGGLQSGNIPFNLNNGLLSGQNINGNLLFNGFQSTTSAPPTSFVELNGQSVSTPAPFQNEAIQSSSIPFNVNNGLLSGFGSDVSNNLQSYGQNVNSNLLFDGFGSSTTSAPPANNEILSRFGSDISNIQQAGDNNAFYSTEGPVSSTSAPFDMRRLFLQDSSLFQSSPRLVPEISPIKIQGKTTGGSIYDTFGSNDEVIESQSEKPLITKNVYFFTAPEDEAVVKPRIYFEPTRKHVNVVYIKAPAAPSLGPIEITPPKQESPEKTVVYVLVKKPEEQKIIVKPGPTAKPANPDVFFINYKNEEEAQNALEELQSKEEVQQENQADELLNAHFDINPFKRKVSDKKVRKTRNFY, encoded by the exons ATGAGACTGTTATTG cttCTTGGATTCATACTCACAGTCAGGGCGGCGTCTCGTCCGTTGCAGACCTATTTTAGAAGCTTACCCAACCATTGGTTCCGAGGCTTCGGATCAACTACCGCTGCACCTCCAACTCCATTTGTGGAAATAAATGGACAACCATCTTCAACTCCTGCGCCCTATTTAGCAGATAACTTTCAATCGATAAATAATAGATTATCATCCGATATTAGGTCTGATTTTGGATCAACGACAAGTTCCCCGCCAACTTCTTTTATTGAACTAAACCAAGAATCAGTTTCAACGCCATCTCCACTTGAAAATGAGGGCTTACAGGCTAGTAGCACACCATTTAATCTAAACAGTGGCCTAGTATATGGACAAAATCTACAAAATTATGGACAAAACCTACAAAGTTATGGCCAAAATCTACAAAGTTATGGACAAAACCTACTAAGTTATGGACAAAATCTACATGGTAATTTGTTCAACGGGTTTGGATCTACGACGAGTGCACCACCCACTTCATTGGTTGAACTAAATAGTGAGTCTGTTTCGACTCCAGCTCCTCTTGAAAGTGGAGGCTTACAATCTGGAAACATACCATTTAACCTAAACAATGGCCTATTATCTGGACAAAATATAAATGGTAATTTGTTGTTCAACGGGTTTCAATCAACCACAAGTGCACCACCAACTTCATTTGTTGAGCTAAATGGACAATCTGTTTCAACACCAGCTCCATTCCAAAATGAAGCAATACAATCTAGTAGCATACCATTTAACGTAAATAATGGTTTACTATCTGGTTTTGGGTCTGATGTTTCAAATAACCTACAAAGTTATGGACAAAATGTTAACAGCAATTTGTTATTCGATGGTTTTGGATCATCAACAACCAGTGCACCACCAGCAAATAATGAAATTTTATCCCGTTTTGGATCAGATATTTCAAATATCCAACAAGCAGGAGATAATAATGCTTTCTACTCAACTGAAGGTCCTGTATCCAGCACATCTGCGCCGTTTGACATGCGTCGGTTGTTTTTACAAGACAGTTCACTTTTCCAAAGCTCCCCACGGCTAGTTCCGGAAATAAGTCCAATCAAAATTCAAGGTAAAACAACTGGAGGTTCTATATATGATACATTTGGAAGTAATGATGAAGTGATTGAAAGCCAAAGCGAAAAACCACTGATTACCAAGAACGTATACTTCTTCACCGCTCCCGAAGACGAAGCAGTTGTGAAGCCAAGAATATATTTCGAACCAACCAGGAAACATGTCAATGTAGTATACATCAAAGCACCTGCAGCTCCATCTCTTGGACCTATCGAAATCACTCCTCCTAAACAGGAGTCACCGGAGAAGACGGTGGTGTATGTTTTAGTAAAAAAGCCAGAAGAgcaaaaaattattgtaaaaccTGGTCCCACAGCAAAGCCTGCAAATCCCGACGTattctttatcaattacaaaaatgaagaagaagcGCAAAATGCACTTGAGGAATTACAGTCAAAAGAGGAAGTTCAGCAAGAAAACCAAGCTGATGAATTATTAAATGCTCATTTTGACATTAATCCTTTTAAACGAAAAGTAAGCGATAAGAAagttagaaaaactcgaaatttttattga